A region of the Apium graveolens cultivar Ventura chromosome 6, ASM990537v1, whole genome shotgun sequence genome:
CACCCGAAACAGTAACTTTGTGGGCATTACTACAAAATAGGTTTAGATATCATATATGTTAATAATCTATTAGCAATATGCGGTGTATATGCGTAATTACACTACTGATCACATATACATATGCACATTACTTTGAATCACATATTCTAAACTTCACAATGTCCCTATCTCCGTATCGAGTATGAAACTTGTTAAAACCTTCATACTCCTCCACAACTCCAATAATATCTATTTAACACAAAATTTATTTACACAATATTAAAGTAGGTTGTCTTATATTTGTAGGAGAATTGTTCCATATGAGTTAATTATGATAATATCGAGTTAAAAGAGTGCATTACCAGACTTATTGCAAATTCAGGCTGCTGTTGAGGAAGACATTTATTTGCTTCTGCAAACAAATCTCCCAGATCTAAAAACTCAAACTTTTGCGAAGGGATCATGCCATCATAATCAGCAGTCCTCACAGTAGTGGAGCCTGTAAATCTGATGCAGAAGGTTGACTACACAGGCTTCAAGTTTCCAACATGATCTTTAACTACAAACTGGTCAAAAACATAGACACCGCCTTCCACAATTTTCGTGCTGAATCCATTCCAAAATGTTATGATAGGCAAAGGCATGAACATGGTTATCCTATATTTAGATAATTTAAATGACATAAATATATAATACTGGAAAAAAGGATTGACAACAAATAACGCAAAGAtgaataaatttaaaacataCATCATCGTCAAGGAGAATAAGATTGTAGTCTTTCAATGAGTTCATCTCTAAAGTCATGTTAGCCCATATCCTGGTAACCCTGACCTTAATTTTCCAGTTAGTGCTTGCCTTGTTGAGATTGGATAGACGATCAAATGATTCCATTGAAAAAGATCACTATAAGAAGAGCATGAAAAAAGTTCATTCAAAAATTTAATAACAACTCAGCAGGTAAGATATTTATACATTCAATATTCTAAGAACTGTATAAATCGCTTAAAGAATTGAAGATCTTATAAAATGGTTGAACTCTTGAGAGAAAAAAAGGATGATGCTTAGAAAATGACAAAACTCCTGTAAAAATGTTGAAAATATATTTAACCAGCAAGGCATTAGGGAGATGACAACAATTTAGCTCGAAATTGATAGTGCAAATCTATTCTTTTAATTGAGAATTAGAGTAATATCCCGGTTTAATTTGCTGATAATTCTTAAAGTAAGAGTTTGATGTGATTATGACAACTAACCACCCTTATCATTTGGGTTTTTGCCAACAGAAAAAAGGAAAACTGAATTCCAATTCCTAATAAAATATGTACGGTATATAAACAATTAAGAAAATCTTCCTAATCAAACAGATTATACATATTTTTAATAGACAAAATAATTGGAAATTTATTGTTTATATTATGTTCATAGACGGATTCAGTAAAAAAAGTATAACATTTTGGATGTTGAACTCACACCATTGATATTTCAAACACAATAAATCCAAAGTTAAGAAGGAAATATAGAAAAATGTTACAGGAAGTTCTTAATATGTCATGTCAATTGTCTACACTTGGAAGATTGTAAAATACTTCCTCAAAAACTATATTATTTGTGATATATGTGCTAATACCATCACAACTATCTATGAGAATATGGAGGCCTTCAGGTCGTGTCACTCTGGATATAGCAGCATAAATGTGTCTGTGCGAGAAATCTGCTTTAGGAAGGTAAAGCCCAACCGTATCAAGTGATTGTCCCTGACTTTTGTTAATCGTCATGGCATAACATATTTAAATTGGAAACTGAACGCATTTAAATTCAAACGGCCAGTTCGTGTCACTTGGAATCATCTCAATTCTAGGTATTAGATGTTTCATTCCAATATGAGAGCCACACAAAATCTCACATTCAATACTGTTCTTCCTACAGGATTTCACAATCATTCTTGTACCATTGCATAATCCCATGATCTGGTTTAAGTTTCTCATAAGCATGACGACAACTCCTACCTTTAATTTTAACTCATGCTTAGGAATGCAAGGCATATTGATAGAGTTTAGATACTCAACTGGAAAAGCGGATCTGAAATCATTATCATCATCACCTGCATCATCAATTGAATCCTGACTCAGATAAGTGTAAACCATGCCATGAATTTTTTCAACTATCATTGTATTAATCTCATCCACCACGATATTGGTAGGTGTGAGTATGGCCCTTGATCTGAGGTATTCATGTGAAGAGATATTTTGTATAAAATCTGGGTACGTCACTTCAAAAAGCTTCTGGATTGGATCTCCGGACGTATGAACGATACATTGATCAGGAATCTTTATTAACATTTCACCAATGTCTGGACTTGGAGAAATATTGGTTTCTTTGCCATCACCGACAGCAAGCTGCCACTTGCTAAAGTCCGCAATGGTTTTGTTCCCCAAATCACTATTTCCTGCATTAAGCCACATGTTTTGCTTCAATAAAAATACTTCACAGGATTCCCAAAGCTTGGATTTATTGAGGGTAGAGCAGACAACTTCAGCCCTTGATGCTTTTGGAATGACAGGAAGTATCTGCCTAAAATCTCCACCAAAAACAATGGTTATACCACCAAATGGCTTTTTAGCTTTGGTTTTATCAATAGTATACATAATATCTCTCAAGGATCGATCAACGCATTCAAAAGCATGACGATGTTGCATAGGAGCCTCATCCCAAATTATTAAATCAGTTCGCTGAAGTAGCTCAGAAATATCAGTCCCGTGTCTTAAACCGGCAGAACAATTTTCATCAAGCTTGAGTGGAATGTGAAAGCGGGAGTGTGCGGTTCTTCCACCAGGAAGCAACACAGCAGCTATACCACATGAGGCAACAGAAAGCACAATCTTATGCTCTGATCGTAATTGACAACACAGTGTCTGCAACAAGAAAGTCTTTCCACATCCTCCACTTCCGTAAACAAAGAAAACACCACCTTTTTTCTGGTTGATATTGTCAAGAATGGAATCATAGACTATCTTCTGTTCATCATTGAGAAGACTATGATTTCTTGTGTGGATTCTCTTCATTTATTCTATATCATAGGATGTTTCGTCAAGAATTAGTCTATTCTTGTGtgaattttttatatattttatagatAGATTGACATAAAAGAAGTGAAATGGCCTCAACGACGTTTAGTCGATAAACATGAATTGTATATGGAACCAAAATAAAGTGTGAAAAGTGATGCGCCTTAGTTTTTGTGCAAAGATTAAGAGAAGTCTCCT
Encoded here:
- the LOC141665129 gene encoding uncharacterized protein LOC141665129 — encoded protein: MKRIHTRNHSLLNDEQKIVYDSILDNINQKKGGVFFVYGSGGCGKTFLLQTLCCQLRSEHKIVLSVASCGIAAVLLPGGRTAHSRFHIPLKLDENCSAGLRHGTDISELLQRTDLIIWDEAPMQHRHAFECVDRSLRDIMYTIDKTKAKKPFGGITIVFGGDFRQILPVIPKASRAEVVCSTLNKSKLWESCEVFLLKQNMWLNAGNSDLGNKTIADFSKWQLAVGDGKETNISPSPDIGEMLIKIPDQCIVHTSGDPIQKLFEVTYPDFIQNISSHEYLRSRAILTPTNIVVDEINTMIVEKIHGMVYTYLSQDSIDDAGDDDNDFRSAFPVEYLNSINMPCIPKHELKLKVGVVVMLMRNLNQIMGLCNGTRMIVKSCRKNSIECEILCGSHIGMKHLIPRIEMIPSDTNWPFEFKCVQFPI